The Streptomyces sp. NBC_00576 genome contains the following window.
GTCGGGCGTCCAGACGTTGACGGTCAGCCAGTCGCCCCCGGCGGGTGCATCCTCGGGGCCCATCATTATTTCCTGCGGAGGAGGCGGCCCGAACGCGAAGGCCTCCCGCACGCCGTCCCAGCGGTCCGCCGGCCGCGGCGCCGCGAAGCGCAGCTCCCCGACCGGCGGCTGCGCGAACGGAATCCCGCGGAACACCGAGAGGCCGCCCTCACGACGCCCACGGACCGCGCCCGCCACCGTTGTGACCTCGGGAAACTCGCCTGTACCCATCGATGACACCTCGGGAAACGTCTGCCCTTGGCGGCCCGAGACACCGTAACCGAGGCGAACTACCTTTCACTAGACGAACAACGTTCGGGGAGCAGGGGCTCCGCGCGTGAGCTCGACGCGCACCTCCCCCTCCGCACGGGCGTGCGCCCCCGACTAGGTTGTGCGCCATGAGCAACCTTGACCGCGCGCCCGTCCCCAGCGTCTGTGGCGGCCGCGGATTCGTCGTCGCCGAACCCGTGCGTGAACTGCTGAGCCCTCGGCGCGTAAAACTCGGCGAGGGCACCGAGGTACGGCGGCTGCTGCCGAACCTCGGCCGGCGCATGATCGGCGCGTGGGCCTTCGTCGACCACTACGGGCCGGACGACATCGCCGACGAGCCCGGCATGCAGGTGCCGCCGCACCCCCACATGGGCCTCCAGACGGTGAGCTGGCTGCACGAGGGCGAAGTGCTGCACCGCGACTCGACCGGCAGCCTCCAGACGATCCGCCCCCGCGAACTGGGCCTCATGACCTCCGGCCGAGCCATCAGCCACTCCGAGGAGAGCCCCAGATCCCACGCGCGGTTCCTGCACGGGGCGCAGCTGTGGGTCGCCCTGCCGGACAGTCACCGGCACACCGACCCCCACTTCGAACACCACTCCGGTCTGCCCACGGTCACGGCCCCCGGCGTGACGGCGACCGTGATCCTCGGCGACCTCGACGGCGCGACCTCGCCCGGCACGACGTACACCCCGATCGTCGGCGCCGATCTGGCACTCACCGCCGACGCCGACGTACGCCTGCCGCTCGTGCCCGACTTCGAGTACGGGGTGCTGGCGATGTCCGGGGAGGTGCACGTCGACGGGGTGCCGGTGCAGCCGGGCTCGATGCTCTACCTCGGCTGCGGCCGCGCCGAACTCCCGCTGCGCGCCGCGTCCGACGCGAGCGTGATGCTCCTGGGCGGTGAGCCGTTCGAGGAGGAGCTGATCATGTGGTGGAACTTCGTCGGCCGGTCTCAAGAAGAGATCGTACAGGCCCGTGAGGACTGGGCGAAGGGGACCCGTTTCGGCGAGGTGAAGGGCTACGACGGTGCCCCGCTCCGCGCACCAACTCTGCCCGAGACGCCGCTGAAGCCACGGGGAAGAGTGCGCTGACCAGGGGAAATCCGAGCTGGCGGTCCCGGGCATCCGGGACCGGTGGTCAGCTTGTCCAGCTACCAGGATCCCTGGCAGCACGGCCCCTGCGATGCTGGCGCAGAGGTGCCTACTTGGCCGTCCATGTTTCTAAAGTGTGGGCGTCTGTGGGCACCTCTGGCAGGACGAATGCTGACCTGATGCTGACTTTCCTGACAGGTCGTCAGGGTGTGGTGTGGCGATGCATCCGCCGTTGGAATCTGGAGTGGCAGGTCGGCAACGCGGTCCTCGACGCCCTCCTCAGCGCCGGAAGCCCTCGCCTGGAAGACCTCACCGACACCCTCGTGCGCCAACTGGTGGCCGATTACCACAAGGTTGACGGCCTACACAGCCGACGCCGCGGTCTGATCAAACTCTCCCGGGTACTCGCGGGCAAGGGCATCATCCCCGCCCCTCTGCACAACAACGAGAGCAAGGCCGGGCCCCGCTCCGACATGCTCTCCACCGTCCCGCCCGAGTGGGCCGAATGGGCCCTGCGCTGGCGGAAGTTCTCCACGCATGAGCCCGGCACCATCCGCTCGATGTTCTCCGTCATCCTCATCGCCGGACGCTGGGCCGCCGAAAAGCACCCCGACGTCATCTCGCCGGACCAGTGGACCCGGGACATGGCTGCCGAGTACGTCGCCGACACCATGCAGGCCACCGTCGGCCAGTGGGCCGGCCACAACCGCAACCGCAGCCGCTTCGGCCAGCCCATCGCCCCCGGCGGCCGGGCGGCCCGCATCGACAGCATCCGGGGCTTCTTCTGCGACCTCATCGAATGGGAATGGATCAAACCGCGCTTCGACCCCCGCCGCGTGATGAGCATGCCCCTGTCCCTGCGCGCCCAGATGGGGCCGAACCCCAGGATCATCGACGATGGGTCATGGGCCAAGCTCATGGCCGCCGGGCTGACCCTGAACGCCGAGGACCTCAATCCCTACGGCTCCGGCCGGGCCCGCAAAGCCGGCTGGAAGGCCACCTACTACCCCGTCGAGATGGTCCGCGCGATGGTCGGCGTCTGGCTGTTCGGCGGCTGCCGCGTCGACGAAATCCGCCGACTCGAACTGGACTGCATCACCTGGGACCAAGGCACCGACGACACCACCGGCGATCCCTTCACCATCTGCCTGCTGCACATCCCGCAGAACAAGACATCCCAGCCGTTCAACAAGCCGGTCGACCCGATAGTCGGCCAGCTCATCGACGCCTGGAAACTCATCCGACCGCCCCAGCCCGACCTGGTCGACCGCAAGAACGGCCAGAAACGGCAGCACCTGTTCTGCCACCGTGGCCAACTCGTCGGCAAGGACTACCTCAACCACAACATCCTCCCGGCACTCTGCCGCAAGTCCGGCGTCCCACAGACCGACTCCCGCGGAGCGCTGACCAGCCACCGGGCCCGCGCCACCATCGCCACCCAACTGCTCAACGCGCGGGAGCCGTTATCCCTCAACGATCTGCAGCAATGGCTCGGACACAAGCACCCGGCCAGCACCCGCTACTACGCGGCGATCCTGCAGCGCACCCTCACCGCGGCCTACAAGAAAGCCGACTACTTCGCCCGCAACGTCCGTACCATCCAGGTCCTCGTCGACCGCGACTCCATCCTCACCGGAGCCGCCGCAGGCGGCGAACAGCCCTGGAAGTACTACGACCTGGGCGAGGGTTACTGCAGCTACGACTTCTTCGCCAAGTGCCCCCACCGGCTGGCCTGCGCACGCTGTCCGTTCTACGTCCCCAAAGACTCCGCTCGCGGCCAACTCCTGGCCGTCAAGGACGGCATCGACCAAATGCTCGAACAACTCGACCTCACAGATGACGAGCGCGAAGCCCTCGAAGGAGACCGCGAAGCTGTCACCGCCCTCGCCGAACGCCTCGCGGACACCCCCACCCCAGCGGGCCCCACGCCCAGGGAACTGGGGACGGCCGACAGCTTCGTCCCTCTCACTGAACTCATGAAGTCGATCGGAACTGGAGAGGACCACCACAGGCCGCACTCCTGAAGAGTCACGCAGCGTCATACCAGGGCTTGTTCGCCGCCCAATGCCGGACCCAGCCAGCAAAGCCAGGCTCAGCAGTGGTGAACCCGAACTGCTCGCCGAAGGGGACAGCACCGACGTCACTGATCAGCCAGACGTGCCCTCGGTGAGGTCCCGTGACGATGAGATGCCAGTTCATCGCGCACCCGTCGGTGCCGAGCACGACCGAGCCGTGGTTGTAGACCTGTTCAAGGAGTTCGTCGGCATCCTCGGACCGGTCCGGGTCTTCCTCCCACATCCACGCCTCCGCCAGCGGGAACGGCTTGCTCAGGTCGCGTTCCTGCTCGTCATCGCCCCAGTCGTCCGGCAGCTCCGCCACCGACAGCAGTCCGTACTCGGGCGGCCCGGAGTACGAACCGTCCGTTATCTCAGCGACAAAGGTCCGATACGGCTCGGGCAGCACGATCCCGTGGTCTGTCTCGAAGCCATGGACTGCCTCCCAGCCAAGAGCCGACTCGCCTCCGTCATCGGCATCGAACACCGCACGAAGTACCGCCACCTCAGCAGGATCGGCTTGATCAATATTCATGCGGCATGGATACCACCCCGCTGTGACAACGCCCCGCGCGCTGCGGCACTACCACCTGCCCCTCGGCATCTTCCTGCCCCCCAGAAAGGTCACACCCCTGTCTCAATTCTCAATAACTTGTCCATTTCACGGCAACGCTCAGTGGAGGAATATCCGGGACCCGAGCCCGGAGGAATGGGAGGACGTGGTCGCGTTCGACGCAGCCATCCGCCAGGGCAACGCCCGTGCGAACGCCTCCGGCAACCGGCTGCTCGGACAGGCGTTCCTGCACCGCTCCCGCGTCCCTCTCGACCAGGCCCCCGTCGACCACGTCACGGCCGCCGAGTGGGCAGCGCGCCAGGAGGAACTCGACGACCGCGCCGCCGCAGTGGACGAACTGGAGAACGGTGTGATCGACGGCTGCTCTCCCTGGGCGTGCCGCGGTGACGCCGAGCCGGTGCAGGACGACTTCGGACTCGCCTCTTGACCGTTGTGGATCTGTTCGCGG
Protein-coding sequences here:
- a CDS encoding pirin family protein, giving the protein MSNLDRAPVPSVCGGRGFVVAEPVRELLSPRRVKLGEGTEVRRLLPNLGRRMIGAWAFVDHYGPDDIADEPGMQVPPHPHMGLQTVSWLHEGEVLHRDSTGSLQTIRPRELGLMTSGRAISHSEESPRSHARFLHGAQLWVALPDSHRHTDPHFEHHSGLPTVTAPGVTATVILGDLDGATSPGTTYTPIVGADLALTADADVRLPLVPDFEYGVLAMSGEVHVDGVPVQPGSMLYLGCGRAELPLRAASDASVMLLGGEPFEEELIMWWNFVGRSQEEIVQAREDWAKGTRFGEVKGYDGAPLRAPTLPETPLKPRGRVR
- a CDS encoding tyrosine-type recombinase/integrase; translation: MLTFLTGRQGVVWRCIRRWNLEWQVGNAVLDALLSAGSPRLEDLTDTLVRQLVADYHKVDGLHSRRRGLIKLSRVLAGKGIIPAPLHNNESKAGPRSDMLSTVPPEWAEWALRWRKFSTHEPGTIRSMFSVILIAGRWAAEKHPDVISPDQWTRDMAAEYVADTMQATVGQWAGHNRNRSRFGQPIAPGGRAARIDSIRGFFCDLIEWEWIKPRFDPRRVMSMPLSLRAQMGPNPRIIDDGSWAKLMAAGLTLNAEDLNPYGSGRARKAGWKATYYPVEMVRAMVGVWLFGGCRVDEIRRLELDCITWDQGTDDTTGDPFTICLLHIPQNKTSQPFNKPVDPIVGQLIDAWKLIRPPQPDLVDRKNGQKRQHLFCHRGQLVGKDYLNHNILPALCRKSGVPQTDSRGALTSHRARATIATQLLNAREPLSLNDLQQWLGHKHPASTRYYAAILQRTLTAAYKKADYFARNVRTIQVLVDRDSILTGAAAGGEQPWKYYDLGEGYCSYDFFAKCPHRLACARCPFYVPKDSARGQLLAVKDGIDQMLEQLDLTDDEREALEGDREAVTALAERLADTPTPAGPTPRELGTADSFVPLTELMKSIGTGEDHHRPHS
- a CDS encoding SMI1/KNR4 family protein, translating into MNIDQADPAEVAVLRAVFDADDGGESALGWEAVHGFETDHGIVLPEPYRTFVAEITDGSYSGPPEYGLLSVAELPDDWGDDEQERDLSKPFPLAEAWMWEEDPDRSEDADELLEQVYNHGSVVLGTDGCAMNWHLIVTGPHRGHVWLISDVGAVPFGEQFGFTTAEPGFAGWVRHWAANKPWYDAA